In Hydractinia symbiolongicarpus strain clone_291-10 chromosome 15, HSymV2.1, whole genome shotgun sequence, one DNA window encodes the following:
- the LOC130628584 gene encoding kinesin-related protein 4-like isoform X1, translating into MSFNQSFGDCINITVSVPRSSFYQGSPDVNGNTQVVPGNDFTNSSFEDMVVPDNQFDAVETESFYDDFFGCMKTPDNRAKTQTYRLSSAGELRRLKKAATERKADDSFKKRSPWRLIIEEEDIVTSSPVFKKPQSCFNNNYIKKDTDGFFKFLAKAGWRGGILAGQEYLDDLYEIARSRNDPMLLESLESFLAATIDNLLQKQSDNEKLDHALKTATEKNSEIANQLEQEMEQQVAMLEEKIRQEEQRKLDQQKEEANRQILSAQYELLEMEKKVKELEEKVESKANEVNVPDEIIDEIKRKEKENEMLQKKLLEFQTQMALMRTQVAEMKSEYDSQSERLMNERGTVLGCVQEQENLTRQLHLLHEANKKLHDTNDDLRSALDSRKYNSFMEPSISPIKRSTSAGVSMRRPKDSFSSFRSDPGRPFSANSSVNDFDDTDEDSRSILPHDEEINEASLLTELMAVGDHRAIPGQPKPGTILPIKDIETDYVDPDAVTPDFLENNDSFDTSVIGSRHENLSYAPDASYLENSNSDREHFVKQLDVLCETNKRLGESNDELRQALSILSGQLKADHEWKQTIVSNGIQSAPVTPIRAQSVTSSYQERPQSTSSPRRVLLTKSGHHSLSQSRSMPDLSTSFDDNADDETTQASTTQAESTTQVESTVFNETMCTCENNIPEEGFSMCDDCLHEDLVTFDESFSLNSAPSHTIYSEAAENSKPCSCDKIQTCDMCTQVNDASLNPVKLDKSIQCEVEEELEPKVTELNASNKNNHIREEGKCQCDVEETENPMEKSTQISDLQLFQTMEDIRVPFQTHDEERSPPQICGKCQTEIKHHQTGIDVCLCNNNHDDSINQLPESTLLTDSDSNNYSDQETTQPSFSKRVKPIGEDSDQDATYETNYGLTVDDSNDMSTWMSDINSSFSLLQNIESELSMYAQRQPDEEIDEDDMDDEELVRLVDKTNEEDLSVSVSEDPITVEEKILEPRGPAVGADTSTESMSSATSDMGSRDQMFKIVLAGNAAVGKSSFIIRLCKDKFYSALNSTLGVDYQVKKMNVGNDSITLQLWDTAGQERFRSIAKSYFRRVDGVVLLYDVTCENSFLDVRDWLESIESSASRRIPVIICGNKVDLRPGAEKCGMPVISTEQGRKLALSVGAMFIECSAKDGTNIEKACRDLTKQLQAAEDEYLREPGITLDEETQPKKKTGCCRS; encoded by the exons ATGAGTTTCAATCAAAGTTTTGGAGATTGCATCAACATCACGGTGTCAGTACCACGTTCAAGTTTTTATCAAGGCTCACCTGATGTTAATGGGAATACCCAAGTTGTaccgggaaatgattttacaaatTCAAGTTTTGAAGACATGGTCGTACCGGACAATCAATTCGACGCAGTGGAAACAGAAAGTTTTTATGATGACTTTTTTGGTTGCATGAAAACTCCTGATAATCGCGCAAAGACACAGACCTACCGATTATCATCCGCTGGagagttgagaagattaaaaaaaGCAGCAACAGAGAGAAAAGCAGatgattcttttaaaaaaagaagcccTTGGCGGTTAATTATCGAAGAAGAAGATATTGTTACAAGCTCTCCTGTGTTTAAAAAGCCGCAGTCATGTTTTAATaacaattatattaaaaaagataccgatggtttttttaaatttttagcaaAAGCAGGCTGGCGCGGAGGTATTCTTGCTGG TCAAGAGTATCTTGATGATTTGTACGAAATTGCACGAAGTCGAAATGACCCAATGTTGTTGGAATCCTTGGAAAGCTTCCTTGCAGCTACTATTGATAATCTGCTACAAAAACAATCTGATAATGAAAAGCTTGATCATGCCCTTAAAAC agCAACAGAAAAAAATTCCGAAATTGCCAATCAGTTGGAACAAGAAATGGAGCAACAAGTGGCCATGTTGGAAGAAAAAATAAGACAGGAGGAGCAACGGAAATTAGACCAACAGAAAGAGGAAGCTAACCGCCAAATTCTTTCAGCCCAATATGAATTGCTTGAAATGGAGAAAAAAGTTAAAGAG CTGGAAGAAAAAGTTGAAAGTAAAGCAAATGAAGTAAATGTGCCAGATGAAATAATTgatgaaattaaaagaaaagaaaag GAAAATGAAATGCTACAGAAAAAACTCCTGGAGTTTCAAACACAGATGGCATTAATGAGAACACAGGTGGCTGAGATGAAGTCCGAATATGATTCACAAAGCGAACGCCTAATGAATGAGCGCGGAACAGTTCTTGGTTGTGTACAGGAACAGGAAAATCTTACAAGACAATTACACTTACTACATGAAGCGAACAAAAAACTTCATGATACAAATGATGACTTGCGCTCTGCTTTAGAT TCTCGAAAATATAACAGCTTTATGGAACCCAGTATCTCACCAATTAAACGCTCAACTAGTGCTGGCGTCAGCATGAGAAGACCAAAAGATTCATTTAGCTCCTTTAG aagtGATCCTGGGCGTCCTTTTTCTGCTAATTCAtctgtcaatgattttgatGACACTGATGAAGATTCAAGATCGATTCTACCACATGATGAAGAAATAAATGAGGCTTCACTTTTAACAGAATTAATGGCAGTTGGCGACCATAGG GCAATTCCTGGTCAACCTAAACCTGGTACTATATTACCAATAAAAGATATAGAAACAGATTATGTTGACCCTGATGCTGTGACTCCAGATTTTTTAGAAAACAATGATTCG TTTGACACGTCTGTCATTGGTAGCAGGCATGAAAATCTCAGCTATGCACCAGATGCTTCCTATCTTGAAAATTCGAACAGTGACCGCGAGCATTTCGTGAAACAACTTGATGTTCTTTGCGAAACCAATAAAAGGTTGGGTGAAAGTAACGATGAATTGCGACAAGCATTGTCG ATTTTATCAGGCCAGTTGAAAGCAGATCATGAGTGGAAACAAACTATTGTAAGCAATGGCATTCAATCTGCTCCTGTCACTCCGATTAGAGCACAGTCAGTTACTAG TTCGTATCAAGAGCGACCTCAAAGCACAAGCTCTCCACGCCGAGTTCTTCTCACCAAAAGTGGCCATCACTCA CTCTCACAGTCGCGTTCTATGCCTGATCTTTCAACGAGTTTTGACGACAATGCTGACGATGAAACTACCCAAGCTAGTACCACGCAAGCAGAAAGTACCACGCAAGTTGAAAGTACAGTATTCAATGAAACGATGTGTACCTGTGAAAATAACATTCCAGAAGAAGGGTTTTCGATGTGTGATGACTGCTTACATGAAGACTTGGTTACGTTTGATGAATCTTTTTCACTGAATAGCGCTCCAAGCCATACCATTTACAGCGAAGCAGCTGAAAATTCAAAACCGTGTTCGTGTGATAAAATACAAACCTGTGATATGTGTACACAAGTCAATGATGCAAGCTTAAACCCAGTAAAACTTGATAAGTCAATTCAATGTGAGGTAGAAGAGGAGTTGGAACCTAAGGTAACTGAGTTAAATGCATCGAATAAAAACAATCATATCCGTGAAGAAGGAAAATGTCAATGTGATGTTGAAGAAACTGAAAATCCCATGGAAAAATCAACACAGATCTCAGATTTGCAGTTGTTTCAGACCATGGAAGATATTCGTGTACCTTTTCAAACCCATGATGAAGAACGATCTCCACCGCAGATCTGTGGAAAATGCCAAACAGAAATTAAACATCATCAGACTGGCATCGACGTCTGTTTATGTAATAACAATCACGATGACTCGATTAACCAACTTCCAGAATCCACCCTTCTCACTGATTCAGACAGCAATAACTACAGCGACCAAGAGACCACCCAACCAAGTTTTAGCAAGCGAGTCAAACCGATCGGCGAAGACAGTGATCAG GATGCTACATACGAGACAAATTATGGACTGACTGTTGACGACAGCAACGACATGTCTACATGGATGAGTGACATAAATTCGTCCTTTTCTTTACTACAAAATATTGAATCTGAG TTGAGTATGTATGCGCAACGCCAACCAGACGAGGAGATTGATGAGGATGATATGGATGATGAAGAATTAGTTCGTTTAGTTGACAAAACCAACGAGGAAGACTTATCTGTAAGCGTCTCTGAGGACCCAATCACAGTCGAAGAAAAAATATTGGAACCACGTGGCCCTGCTGTTGGCGCTGACACATCCACTGAATCGATGTCGAGTGCAACTTCAGATATGGGATCACGTGATCAAATGTTTAAGATTGTTTTGGCGGGAAACGCAGCTGTTGGGAAGTCAAGCTTTATCATTCGACTGTGCAAAGATAAATTTTATTCTGCATTAAACTCCACATTGG GAGTGGATTATCAAGTGAAGAAAATGAATGTTGGAAATGACTCAATCACGTTACAATTGTGGGACACAGCTGGTCAAGAGAGGTTTAGAAGCATAGCTAAAAGTTACTTTCGACGCGTGGATGGTGTAGTTCTTCTTTATGACGTCACATGTGAAAACTCGTTCCTTGACGTACGTGATTGGTTAGAATCTATCGAATCCAGCGCATCCCGTCGAATTCCTGTAATTATatgtggcaacaaagtggacttgCGTCCTGGAGCGGAGAAATGCGGCATGCCAGTTATCTCAACGGAACAAGGAAGAAAACTTGCACTCAGTGTTGGTGCAATGTTTATCGAATGTAGTGCTAAAGATGGTACCAACATTGAGAAAGCTTGTCGAGACTTGACAAA GCAATTACAAGCAGCTGAAGACGAGTATCTTCGTGAACCTGGCATCACGCTTGATGAAGAAACTCAACCGAAGAAAAAAACAGGTTGTTGTCGGAGTTGA
- the LOC130628584 gene encoding ras and EF-hand domain-containing protein homolog isoform X6, with protein MGGEENYFFHSRRHRVTERFCIQGEISRSKKTQEYLDDLYEIARSRNDPMLLESLESFLAATIDNLLQKQSDNEKLDHALKTATEKNSEIANQLEQEMEQQVAMLEEKIRQEEQRKLDQQKEEANRQILSAQYELLEMEKKVKELEEKVESKANEVNVPDEIIDEIKRKEKENEMLQKKLLEFQTQMALMRTQVAEMKSEYDSQSERLMNERGTVLGCVQEQENLTRQLHLLHEANKKLHDTNDDLRSALDSRKYNSFMEPSISPIKRSTSAGVSMRRPKDSFSSFRSDPGRPFSANSSVNDFDDTDEDSRSILPHDEEINEASLLTELMAVGDHRAIPGQPKPGTILPIKDIETDYVDPDAVTPDFLENNDSFDTSVIGSRHENLSYAPDASYLENSNSDREHFVKQLDVLCETNKRLGESNDELRQALSILSGQLKADHEWKQTIVSNGIQSAPVTPIRAQSVTSSYQERPQSTSSPRRVLLTKSGHHSLSQSRSMPDLSTSFDDNADDETTQASTTQAESTTQVESTVFNETMCTCENNIPEEGFSMCDDCLHEDLVTFDESFSLNSAPSHTIYSEAAENSKPCSCDKIQTCDMCTQVNDASLNPVKLDKSIQCEVEEELEPKVTELNASNKNNHIREEGKCQCDVEETENPMEKSTQISDLQLFQTMEDIRVPFQTHDEERSPPQICGKCQTEIKHHQTGIDVCLCNNNHDDSINQLPESTLLTDSDSNNYSDQETTQPSFSKRVKPIGEDSDQDATYETNYGLTVDDSNDMSTWMSDINSSFSLLQNIESELSMYAQRQPDEEIDEDDMDDEELVRLVDKTNEEDLSVSVSEDPITVEEKILEPRGPAVGADTSTESMSSATSDMGSRDQMFKIVLAGNAAVGKSSFIIRLCKDKFYSALNSTLGVDYQVKKMNVGNDSITLQLWDTAGQERFRSIAKSYFRRVDGVVLLYDVTCENSFLDVRDWLESIESSASRRIPVIICGNKVDLRPGAEKCGMPVISTEQGRKLALSVGAMFIECSAKDGTNIEKACRDLTKQLQAAEDEYLREPGITLDEETQPKKKTGCCRS; from the exons ATGGGTGGAGaggagaattatttttttcattcgaGACGTCATCGAGTTACGGAGCGGTTTTGCATCCAGGGAGAAATTTCGCGAAGCAAAAAAAC TCAAGAGTATCTTGATGATTTGTACGAAATTGCACGAAGTCGAAATGACCCAATGTTGTTGGAATCCTTGGAAAGCTTCCTTGCAGCTACTATTGATAATCTGCTACAAAAACAATCTGATAATGAAAAGCTTGATCATGCCCTTAAAAC agCAACAGAAAAAAATTCCGAAATTGCCAATCAGTTGGAACAAGAAATGGAGCAACAAGTGGCCATGTTGGAAGAAAAAATAAGACAGGAGGAGCAACGGAAATTAGACCAACAGAAAGAGGAAGCTAACCGCCAAATTCTTTCAGCCCAATATGAATTGCTTGAAATGGAGAAAAAAGTTAAAGAG CTGGAAGAAAAAGTTGAAAGTAAAGCAAATGAAGTAAATGTGCCAGATGAAATAATTgatgaaattaaaagaaaagaaaag GAAAATGAAATGCTACAGAAAAAACTCCTGGAGTTTCAAACACAGATGGCATTAATGAGAACACAGGTGGCTGAGATGAAGTCCGAATATGATTCACAAAGCGAACGCCTAATGAATGAGCGCGGAACAGTTCTTGGTTGTGTACAGGAACAGGAAAATCTTACAAGACAATTACACTTACTACATGAAGCGAACAAAAAACTTCATGATACAAATGATGACTTGCGCTCTGCTTTAGAT TCTCGAAAATATAACAGCTTTATGGAACCCAGTATCTCACCAATTAAACGCTCAACTAGTGCTGGCGTCAGCATGAGAAGACCAAAAGATTCATTTAGCTCCTTTAG aagtGATCCTGGGCGTCCTTTTTCTGCTAATTCAtctgtcaatgattttgatGACACTGATGAAGATTCAAGATCGATTCTACCACATGATGAAGAAATAAATGAGGCTTCACTTTTAACAGAATTAATGGCAGTTGGCGACCATAGG GCAATTCCTGGTCAACCTAAACCTGGTACTATATTACCAATAAAAGATATAGAAACAGATTATGTTGACCCTGATGCTGTGACTCCAGATTTTTTAGAAAACAATGATTCG TTTGACACGTCTGTCATTGGTAGCAGGCATGAAAATCTCAGCTATGCACCAGATGCTTCCTATCTTGAAAATTCGAACAGTGACCGCGAGCATTTCGTGAAACAACTTGATGTTCTTTGCGAAACCAATAAAAGGTTGGGTGAAAGTAACGATGAATTGCGACAAGCATTGTCG ATTTTATCAGGCCAGTTGAAAGCAGATCATGAGTGGAAACAAACTATTGTAAGCAATGGCATTCAATCTGCTCCTGTCACTCCGATTAGAGCACAGTCAGTTACTAG TTCGTATCAAGAGCGACCTCAAAGCACAAGCTCTCCACGCCGAGTTCTTCTCACCAAAAGTGGCCATCACTCA CTCTCACAGTCGCGTTCTATGCCTGATCTTTCAACGAGTTTTGACGACAATGCTGACGATGAAACTACCCAAGCTAGTACCACGCAAGCAGAAAGTACCACGCAAGTTGAAAGTACAGTATTCAATGAAACGATGTGTACCTGTGAAAATAACATTCCAGAAGAAGGGTTTTCGATGTGTGATGACTGCTTACATGAAGACTTGGTTACGTTTGATGAATCTTTTTCACTGAATAGCGCTCCAAGCCATACCATTTACAGCGAAGCAGCTGAAAATTCAAAACCGTGTTCGTGTGATAAAATACAAACCTGTGATATGTGTACACAAGTCAATGATGCAAGCTTAAACCCAGTAAAACTTGATAAGTCAATTCAATGTGAGGTAGAAGAGGAGTTGGAACCTAAGGTAACTGAGTTAAATGCATCGAATAAAAACAATCATATCCGTGAAGAAGGAAAATGTCAATGTGATGTTGAAGAAACTGAAAATCCCATGGAAAAATCAACACAGATCTCAGATTTGCAGTTGTTTCAGACCATGGAAGATATTCGTGTACCTTTTCAAACCCATGATGAAGAACGATCTCCACCGCAGATCTGTGGAAAATGCCAAACAGAAATTAAACATCATCAGACTGGCATCGACGTCTGTTTATGTAATAACAATCACGATGACTCGATTAACCAACTTCCAGAATCCACCCTTCTCACTGATTCAGACAGCAATAACTACAGCGACCAAGAGACCACCCAACCAAGTTTTAGCAAGCGAGTCAAACCGATCGGCGAAGACAGTGATCAG GATGCTACATACGAGACAAATTATGGACTGACTGTTGACGACAGCAACGACATGTCTACATGGATGAGTGACATAAATTCGTCCTTTTCTTTACTACAAAATATTGAATCTGAG TTGAGTATGTATGCGCAACGCCAACCAGACGAGGAGATTGATGAGGATGATATGGATGATGAAGAATTAGTTCGTTTAGTTGACAAAACCAACGAGGAAGACTTATCTGTAAGCGTCTCTGAGGACCCAATCACAGTCGAAGAAAAAATATTGGAACCACGTGGCCCTGCTGTTGGCGCTGACACATCCACTGAATCGATGTCGAGTGCAACTTCAGATATGGGATCACGTGATCAAATGTTTAAGATTGTTTTGGCGGGAAACGCAGCTGTTGGGAAGTCAAGCTTTATCATTCGACTGTGCAAAGATAAATTTTATTCTGCATTAAACTCCACATTGG GAGTGGATTATCAAGTGAAGAAAATGAATGTTGGAAATGACTCAATCACGTTACAATTGTGGGACACAGCTGGTCAAGAGAGGTTTAGAAGCATAGCTAAAAGTTACTTTCGACGCGTGGATGGTGTAGTTCTTCTTTATGACGTCACATGTGAAAACTCGTTCCTTGACGTACGTGATTGGTTAGAATCTATCGAATCCAGCGCATCCCGTCGAATTCCTGTAATTATatgtggcaacaaagtggacttgCGTCCTGGAGCGGAGAAATGCGGCATGCCAGTTATCTCAACGGAACAAGGAAGAAAACTTGCACTCAGTGTTGGTGCAATGTTTATCGAATGTAGTGCTAAAGATGGTACCAACATTGAGAAAGCTTGTCGAGACTTGACAAA GCAATTACAAGCAGCTGAAGACGAGTATCTTCGTGAACCTGGCATCACGCTTGATGAAGAAACTCAACCGAAGAAAAAAACAGGTTGTTGTCGGAGTTGA
- the LOC130628584 gene encoding ras and EF-hand domain-containing protein homolog isoform X8: protein MSFNQSFGDCINITVSVPRSSFYQGSPDVNGNTQVVPGNDFTNSSFEDMVVPDNQFDAVETESFYDDFFGCMKTPDNRAKTQTYRLSSAGELRRLKKAATERKADDSFKKRSPWRLIIEEEDIVTSSPVFKKPQSCFNNNYIKKDTDGFFKFLAKAGWRGGILAGQEYLDDLYEIARSRNDPMLLESLESFLAATIDNLLQKQSDNEKLDHALKTATEKNSEIANQLEQEMEQQVAMLEEKIRQEEQRKLDQQKEEANRQILSAQYELLEMEKKVKELEEKVESKANEVNVPDEIIDEIKRKEKENEMLQKKLLEFQTQMALMRTQVAEMKSEYDSQSERLMNERGTVLGCVQEQENLTRQLHLLHEANKKLHDTNDDLRSALDSRKYNSFMEPSISPIKRSTSAGVSMRRPKDSFSSFRSDPGRPFSANSSVNDFDDTDEDSRSILPHDEEINEASLLTELMAVGDHRAIPGQPKPGTILPIKDIETDYVDPDAVTPDFLENNDSFDTSVIGSRHENLSYAPDASYLENSNSDREHFVKQLDVLCETNKRLGESNDELRQALSILSGQLKADHEWKQTIVSNGIQSAPVTPIRAQSVTSSYQERPQSTSSPRRVLLTKSGHHSLSMYAQRQPDEEIDEDDMDDEELVRLVDKTNEEDLSVSVSEDPITVEEKILEPRGPAVGADTSTESMSSATSDMGSRDQMFKIVLAGNAAVGKSSFIIRLCKDKFYSALNSTLGVDYQVKKMNVGNDSITLQLWDTAGQERFRSIAKSYFRRVDGVVLLYDVTCENSFLDVRDWLESIESSASRRIPVIICGNKVDLRPGAEKCGMPVISTEQGRKLALSVGAMFIECSAKDGTNIEKACRDLTKQLQAAEDEYLREPGITLDEETQPKKKTGCCRS, encoded by the exons ATGAGTTTCAATCAAAGTTTTGGAGATTGCATCAACATCACGGTGTCAGTACCACGTTCAAGTTTTTATCAAGGCTCACCTGATGTTAATGGGAATACCCAAGTTGTaccgggaaatgattttacaaatTCAAGTTTTGAAGACATGGTCGTACCGGACAATCAATTCGACGCAGTGGAAACAGAAAGTTTTTATGATGACTTTTTTGGTTGCATGAAAACTCCTGATAATCGCGCAAAGACACAGACCTACCGATTATCATCCGCTGGagagttgagaagattaaaaaaaGCAGCAACAGAGAGAAAAGCAGatgattcttttaaaaaaagaagcccTTGGCGGTTAATTATCGAAGAAGAAGATATTGTTACAAGCTCTCCTGTGTTTAAAAAGCCGCAGTCATGTTTTAATaacaattatattaaaaaagataccgatggtttttttaaatttttagcaaAAGCAGGCTGGCGCGGAGGTATTCTTGCTGG TCAAGAGTATCTTGATGATTTGTACGAAATTGCACGAAGTCGAAATGACCCAATGTTGTTGGAATCCTTGGAAAGCTTCCTTGCAGCTACTATTGATAATCTGCTACAAAAACAATCTGATAATGAAAAGCTTGATCATGCCCTTAAAAC agCAACAGAAAAAAATTCCGAAATTGCCAATCAGTTGGAACAAGAAATGGAGCAACAAGTGGCCATGTTGGAAGAAAAAATAAGACAGGAGGAGCAACGGAAATTAGACCAACAGAAAGAGGAAGCTAACCGCCAAATTCTTTCAGCCCAATATGAATTGCTTGAAATGGAGAAAAAAGTTAAAGAG CTGGAAGAAAAAGTTGAAAGTAAAGCAAATGAAGTAAATGTGCCAGATGAAATAATTgatgaaattaaaagaaaagaaaag GAAAATGAAATGCTACAGAAAAAACTCCTGGAGTTTCAAACACAGATGGCATTAATGAGAACACAGGTGGCTGAGATGAAGTCCGAATATGATTCACAAAGCGAACGCCTAATGAATGAGCGCGGAACAGTTCTTGGTTGTGTACAGGAACAGGAAAATCTTACAAGACAATTACACTTACTACATGAAGCGAACAAAAAACTTCATGATACAAATGATGACTTGCGCTCTGCTTTAGAT TCTCGAAAATATAACAGCTTTATGGAACCCAGTATCTCACCAATTAAACGCTCAACTAGTGCTGGCGTCAGCATGAGAAGACCAAAAGATTCATTTAGCTCCTTTAG aagtGATCCTGGGCGTCCTTTTTCTGCTAATTCAtctgtcaatgattttgatGACACTGATGAAGATTCAAGATCGATTCTACCACATGATGAAGAAATAAATGAGGCTTCACTTTTAACAGAATTAATGGCAGTTGGCGACCATAGG GCAATTCCTGGTCAACCTAAACCTGGTACTATATTACCAATAAAAGATATAGAAACAGATTATGTTGACCCTGATGCTGTGACTCCAGATTTTTTAGAAAACAATGATTCG TTTGACACGTCTGTCATTGGTAGCAGGCATGAAAATCTCAGCTATGCACCAGATGCTTCCTATCTTGAAAATTCGAACAGTGACCGCGAGCATTTCGTGAAACAACTTGATGTTCTTTGCGAAACCAATAAAAGGTTGGGTGAAAGTAACGATGAATTGCGACAAGCATTGTCG ATTTTATCAGGCCAGTTGAAAGCAGATCATGAGTGGAAACAAACTATTGTAAGCAATGGCATTCAATCTGCTCCTGTCACTCCGATTAGAGCACAGTCAGTTACTAG TTCGTATCAAGAGCGACCTCAAAGCACAAGCTCTCCACGCCGAGTTCTTCTCACCAAAAGTGGCCATCACTCA TTGAGTATGTATGCGCAACGCCAACCAGACGAGGAGATTGATGAGGATGATATGGATGATGAAGAATTAGTTCGTTTAGTTGACAAAACCAACGAGGAAGACTTATCTGTAAGCGTCTCTGAGGACCCAATCACAGTCGAAGAAAAAATATTGGAACCACGTGGCCCTGCTGTTGGCGCTGACACATCCACTGAATCGATGTCGAGTGCAACTTCAGATATGGGATCACGTGATCAAATGTTTAAGATTGTTTTGGCGGGAAACGCAGCTGTTGGGAAGTCAAGCTTTATCATTCGACTGTGCAAAGATAAATTTTATTCTGCATTAAACTCCACATTGG GAGTGGATTATCAAGTGAAGAAAATGAATGTTGGAAATGACTCAATCACGTTACAATTGTGGGACACAGCTGGTCAAGAGAGGTTTAGAAGCATAGCTAAAAGTTACTTTCGACGCGTGGATGGTGTAGTTCTTCTTTATGACGTCACATGTGAAAACTCGTTCCTTGACGTACGTGATTGGTTAGAATCTATCGAATCCAGCGCATCCCGTCGAATTCCTGTAATTATatgtggcaacaaagtggacttgCGTCCTGGAGCGGAGAAATGCGGCATGCCAGTTATCTCAACGGAACAAGGAAGAAAACTTGCACTCAGTGTTGGTGCAATGTTTATCGAATGTAGTGCTAAAGATGGTACCAACATTGAGAAAGCTTGTCGAGACTTGACAAA GCAATTACAAGCAGCTGAAGACGAGTATCTTCGTGAACCTGGCATCACGCTTGATGAAGAAACTCAACCGAAGAAAAAAACAGGTTGTTGTCGGAGTTGA